The following coding sequences are from one Lolium rigidum isolate FL_2022 chromosome 6, APGP_CSIRO_Lrig_0.1, whole genome shotgun sequence window:
- the LOC124663355 gene encoding peroxidase P7-like gives MVATSRISSWVAPALLLFVALVHTTDADHLYVGYYAKSCPNVERVVSSVMASRVGSGRMAPAVLRLFFHDCFVNGCDASVLLDATPFSESEKDAKPNASLTGFTVIDEIKAALEKECPATVSCADVLALASRDAVTLLGGPTWNMPLGRKDSRFAADKEFTTKHLPSPNDNLGELIKMFGELGLDARDMTALSGAHTVGMANCEHYRERVYGTSDTEYNIDPSFADARRKMCPPQGSSGDAGKAPFDVQTPRKFDNAYYRDLIAHQGLLNSDQALYSGGGVDSLVERYGADGDAFGRDFAKAMVKMGNILPLKGLPTEVRLQCSKANY, from the exons ATGGTGGCGACCTCCAGGATCTCATCTTGGGTTGCACCGGCTCTGCTCCTCTTCGTCGCCCTCGTGCACACCACCGACGCCGACCATCTCTATGTAGGGTACTACGCAAAGTCATGCCCCAACGTGGAGCGTGTCGTGTCATCCGTGATGGCGAGCAGGGTCGGTAGTGGGCGGATGGCGCCCGCCGTGCTCCGCCTCTTCTTCCACGACTGCTTTGTTAAT GGATGTGATGCCTCCGTTCTCCTCGACGCGACACCCTTCTCAGAGAGCGAGAAGGATGCCAAGCCAAACGCGTCCCTCACCGGCTTCACCGTGATCGACGAGATCAAGGCCGCACTCGAGAAAGAATGCCCCGCCACCGTCTCGTGCGCGGACGTGCTCGCTCTCGCGTCTCGCGACGCAGTCACTCTCCTCGGTGGTCCGACCTGGAACATGCCTCTTGGCCGCAAGGACTCGCGCTTCGCCGCTGACAAGGAGTTCACGACGAAACATCTCCCCAGCCCGAACGACAACCTTGGTGAGCTCATCAAAATGTTCGGGGAGCTCGGCCTCGACGCCCGCGACATGACCGCACTCTCCGGTGCGCACACCGTCGGGATGGCCAACTGCGAGCACTACAGAGAACGCGTCTATGGCACCAGCGACACCGAGTACAACATCGACCCCTCCTTCGCGGACGCTAGGCGAAAGATGTGTCCGCCGCAAGGCTCCTCAGGCGACGCAGGCAAGGCACCGTTCGACGTTCAGACGCCCAGGAAGTTCGACAATGCTTACTACCGGGACCTTATCGCGCATCAGGGTCTCCTCAACTCCGACCAGGCTCTGTACAGCGGTGGAGGCGTGGACAGCCTCGTGGAGAGGTATGGTGCCGACGGCGATGCTTTCGGGAGGGACTTCGCCAAGGCGATGGTGAAGATGGGGAACATTCTTCCGCTAAAGGGATTGCCGACAGAGGTGAGGCTCCAGTGCTCCAAGGCAAACTATTGA